Genomic DNA from Haloplanus aerogenes:
GATCATCGGGGCCACACTCACGATCGTGAGTGCAGCTCTGTTTGCGATACTCATCAGAACTGGGAATCTCGTCCCACCTGGATTGGATATTCTGTCTATCTCGCAAATCCGGGAACGATTTCGGCCGGATGTCCTGTCACTCGTGGTTGCCCTCGGATCCGGTGCCGCTGGAGTGATTAGCCTTGCTTCGGGGGTTTCATCAGCACTAGTTGGCGTCATGATCGCAGTGGCACTCGTCCCTCCCGCGGCGACGGTCGGTATCGCCATCGCATGGGGGAATACGGCACTCGCCGTGGGCTCCGGCGTGTTGCTCCTCGTTAACCTTCTGTCGATCAATCTCGCTGCACTCCTTGTGCTCTGGTATATGGGATACCGGCCTGAGAAATGGTTCCGTATCGAGCAGACCAGAAAGACATTCGTCAAACGCGTCGGCGTTCTCCTGATTAGCATTCTGATCCTTTCTGCATTCCTTGGAACTGTTACGTTCTCTTCGTATCAGACTGCCACTTCCGAGCAATCGATTCAAAATGATATCCGATCAATTCTCGATGAACCGGTTTATTCAGAGTTCGTTCTACTCGAGGTCCAGTTCGAATATTCGGAGAATCTCCTCGCCCAGCGTCCCTCCAAGGTAACCATCTTGATCGGTGCTCCTCGAGGAGAAATCCCGCCAGAACTGGGAGATCGGTTGAACACCCGTATTGATGAGATTGCAGGTCGCAACGTAGCTGTACAGGTTCGATACCTAACCGTTCAAGAACCGGGGTAGTGCCGGGGGTAGGGTAACCGGTTATCTCAACAACGTCCAATAGCCCAGTTAGATAGCAGTCATATTCCAACGCGTTCTACTACCGACTGACGGCAGTGAAGCCTCGTCGATCGCAGCTGAAGCAGCTGTGTCACTCGCCGATCGGTTTGACGCGGAACTACACGTGATTCAGCTGGTTCTTGTCCCACGCTAAACTCTCATGAACGGGCTCGCCGGCCAAAACGAACGGAAAGCAGATTGATCCGACCCCTCATTGGTGGGTGAGAGACTCGTAGGGGGGCGGCTGCAGCGCAGGACACCGGTGGCCAGTACGGATCGGAGTCCCGGTGTCGTCACAGTCCCCAGAAGAATGCGATGCCGGCCGTCGTCACGACAGTTAGTATCAGTTGTAACGGGGCGCCGACGCGTGCGAAATCCGTGAATTTGTAGCCACCCGGCCCGTAGACCATCAGGTTCGTCTGGTAGCCGACAGG
This window encodes:
- a CDS encoding TIGR00341 family protein, translated to MARLVFVTVPAGKRDAVLDVLDDEGISYTLTDETSNREYTCAVHFPLPTNAVEPILDRLRETGINDDAITVTVETQTVVSRNYDQIKDRFTEDEDSPEQIAREELQSAADDLVPASLPIYAAMTIVSAIIATAGLLLDSAAVVVGSMVIAPLIGPAMATSVGTVFRDRDLFRDGVKLQIIGATLTIVSAALFAILIRTGNLVPPGLDILSISQIRERFRPDVLSLVVALGSGAAGVISLASGVSSALVGVMIAVALVPPAATVGIAIAWGNTALAVGSGVLLLVNLLSINLAALLVLWYMGYRPEKWFRIEQTRKTFVKRVGVLLISILILSAFLGTVTFSSYQTATSEQSIQNDIRSILDEPVYSEFVLLEVQFEYSENLLAQRPSKVTILIGAPRGEIPPELGDRLNTRIDEIAGRNVAVQVRYLTVQEPG
- a CDS encoding universal stress protein yields the protein MFQRVLLPTDGSEASSIAAEAAVSLADRFDAELHVIQLVLVPR